A region from the Spirochaeta thermophila DSM 6192 genome encodes:
- a CDS encoding TVP38/TMEM64 family protein gives MRDFRWKDLLFPGFFLVSLALVFFLVPSLWEMFTDPERIVRLVRSWGLYGALGFLGLQVLQVVIFVLPGEVVQVAAGFLFGKWEGFLLSVVGIGLGSCFNFFLARLSGRGFVSSLVGEGELRRFDRFLSSSRGEGALFLLFLIPGIPKDVLCYVAGVGNLPFSLFFLLSMTARLPGIVGSVWLGHALFEQEWLVAGVIGAAAFVLFLLGVLFRDQLHSFLDRVRKRRR, from the coding sequence ATGAGAGACTTCAGGTGGAAGGACCTCCTCTTTCCGGGGTTCTTCCTCGTATCGCTTGCGCTGGTGTTCTTCCTCGTTCCCTCCCTCTGGGAGATGTTCACGGATCCCGAGAGGATCGTCCGCCTGGTCCGCTCCTGGGGCCTCTACGGTGCGCTAGGTTTCCTCGGGCTCCAGGTGCTCCAGGTGGTGATCTTCGTCCTCCCCGGTGAGGTGGTCCAGGTGGCGGCGGGATTCCTCTTCGGGAAGTGGGAGGGCTTCCTCCTGAGCGTGGTGGGGATCGGCCTGGGATCGTGTTTCAACTTCTTTCTCGCCCGCCTCTCGGGGAGGGGCTTCGTCTCTTCCCTCGTCGGTGAGGGGGAGCTGAGACGGTTCGACCGGTTCCTCTCTTCCTCCCGGGGAGAGGGCGCGCTCTTCCTCCTCTTCCTGATCCCCGGCATCCCCAAGGACGTCCTCTGCTATGTGGCGGGTGTGGGGAACCTCCCGTTCTCCCTCTTCTTCCTCCTCTCCATGACGGCCCGTCTCCCCGGCATCGTCGGGAGCGTATGGCTCGGACATGCCCTCTTCGAGCAGGAGTGGCTGGTGGCGGGGGTCATCGGGGCGGCTGCCTTCGTGTTATTCCTGTTGGGAGTTCTCTTCAGGGATCAGCTTCACTCCTTCCTCGATCGTGTGAGGAAGAGGAGACGCTGA